Proteins encoded by one window of Enterobacter hormaechei subsp. xiangfangensis:
- the stgD gene encoding fimbrial protein StgD, which yields MKFRTPLFLSALIIFITPVCKAYTTGDGICHSEGGAYIYNLNLNGLSIPADKNKAGTEIRDLETLSSSASYKAQCNCLTHYSTGFRQIYYTARSSLSEDVVKNGYTYFTLNNNLSIATSILVLGRDYIPVPFSAEPNVMSHSSYCYAPGEEGSEPTLNTGSKIKISFLINKPFIGRVSVPGTIVADLYGGLDAASSTSSTEKMAEIKIAGDIVVPQNCEIAPGQTLEIDFGKIPAPEFSATKGTAVTSHKVKKTIQVQCTGMLDENIVYSTFHGDPVDADATMMKVNGNDDVGIVVYDKWDRQVSVNGGRMDMDRGENNNGAENNSLTFSAAPASATGAQPKPGTFEAYATVTLEIEH from the coding sequence ATGAAATTCAGGACACCTCTGTTTTTAAGCGCGTTGATAATATTTATAACGCCAGTATGCAAAGCGTACACCACGGGCGACGGGATTTGTCACTCCGAAGGTGGCGCTTATATCTATAACCTTAATCTGAACGGGCTGTCGATCCCGGCGGATAAAAATAAAGCAGGTACAGAGATCAGGGATCTGGAAACGCTCAGTTCATCTGCGAGTTACAAAGCGCAATGCAACTGTCTTACGCATTACTCTACGGGCTTTCGCCAAATCTACTACACCGCACGATCGTCGTTAAGTGAAGATGTGGTAAAGAACGGGTATACCTATTTTACCCTTAATAACAACCTCAGCATCGCCACGTCGATACTTGTGCTCGGCAGAGATTATATACCGGTACCTTTCAGCGCAGAACCAAACGTAATGTCTCATAGCTCCTATTGTTATGCGCCTGGTGAGGAAGGGAGCGAACCAACACTCAATACCGGTTCAAAAATAAAAATATCATTCTTAATTAACAAGCCGTTTATTGGCCGGGTGAGTGTGCCAGGTACGATAGTCGCCGATCTTTATGGCGGGCTGGATGCGGCCTCCTCGACCTCCAGCACCGAAAAAATGGCAGAGATCAAAATCGCTGGCGATATCGTCGTGCCGCAAAATTGCGAGATAGCGCCCGGGCAGACGCTTGAGATAGATTTTGGCAAAATCCCGGCCCCGGAATTTTCCGCTACCAAAGGCACCGCCGTGACGAGTCACAAGGTAAAAAAGACGATTCAGGTACAGTGCACAGGCATGCTGGATGAGAATATTGTCTACTCCACTTTCCATGGAGACCCTGTCGACGCCGATGCCACGATGATGAAAGTCAACGGCAATGATGATGTAGGCATTGTGGTATACGACAAGTGGGATCGTCAGGTCAGCGTCAACGGCGGCAGGATGGACATGGATAGGGGAGAAAACAATAACGGCGCCGAAAACAATTCGCTTACCTTTTCCGCTGCGCCTGCAAGCGCAACGGGGGCGCAGCCAAAACCTGGAACGTTTGAAGCGTACGCAACGGTCACGCTGGAAATTGAACATTAA
- the pstS gene encoding phosphate ABC transporter substrate-binding protein PstS encodes MKVMRTTVATVVAATLSMSAFSAFAAASLTGAGATFPAPVYAKWADTYQKETGNKVNYQGIGSSGGVKQITANTVDFGASDAPLSDEKLNQEGLFQFPTVIGGVVLAVNIPGLKSGELVLDGKTLGDIYLGKIKKWDDEAITKLNPGVKLPSQNIAVVRRADGSGTSFVFTSYLAKVNEEWKSKVGSGSTVNWPTGLGGKGNDGIAAFVQRLPGSIGYVEYAYAKQNNLAYTKLVSADGKPVSPTEENFANAAKGADWSKSFAQDLTNQKGEDAWPITSTTFILVHKEQKKPEQGAEVLKFFDWAYKNGGKQANDLDYASLPDSVVEQIRAAWKTNVKDSSGKALY; translated from the coding sequence ATGAAAGTTATGCGTACCACTGTCGCAACTGTTGTCGCCGCGACCTTATCGATGAGCGCTTTCTCTGCCTTCGCAGCAGCAAGCCTGACTGGCGCTGGTGCAACCTTCCCTGCGCCGGTGTATGCCAAATGGGCGGATACCTACCAGAAAGAGACCGGTAACAAGGTCAACTATCAGGGTATCGGCTCCTCCGGTGGCGTAAAACAAATTACCGCGAATACCGTTGATTTCGGCGCATCCGACGCTCCGCTGTCTGATGAGAAACTGAATCAGGAAGGCCTGTTCCAGTTCCCGACCGTGATTGGCGGCGTTGTGCTGGCTGTTAACATCCCTGGCCTGAAATCAGGCGAGCTGGTGCTGGACGGCAAAACCCTGGGTGACATCTACCTGGGCAAAATCAAAAAATGGGATGACGAAGCCATCACTAAGCTGAACCCAGGCGTTAAGCTGCCTTCGCAGAATATCGCGGTGGTTCGTCGTGCTGACGGCTCTGGTACCTCTTTCGTGTTCACCAGCTATCTGGCGAAAGTGAACGAAGAGTGGAAATCTAAAGTCGGTTCCGGCTCTACCGTTAACTGGCCAACCGGTCTGGGCGGTAAAGGCAACGACGGTATCGCAGCCTTCGTACAGCGTCTGCCTGGCTCTATCGGCTACGTAGAGTACGCCTACGCTAAGCAGAACAATCTGGCCTACACCAAACTGGTTTCTGCCGACGGCAAACCGGTTAGCCCGACCGAAGAGAACTTCGCCAACGCCGCCAAAGGCGCTGACTGGAGCAAATCCTTCGCTCAGGACCTGACTAACCAGAAAGGTGAAGACGCGTGGCCAATCACCTCTACCACCTTCATTCTGGTTCACAAAGAGCAGAAGAAACCAGAGCAGGGCGCAGAAGTGCTGAAGTTCTTCGACTGGGCATACAAAAACGGCGGCAAACAGGCTAATGACCTGGATTACGCCAGCCTGCCAGACAGCGTGGTTGAGCAGATTCGTGCTGCATGGAAAACCAACGTGAAAGACAGCAGCGGTAAAGCGCTGTACTAA
- the pstC gene encoding phosphate ABC transporter permease PstC translates to MAATKPAFNPPGKKGDMIFSALVKLAALIVLLLLGGIIVSLIFSSWPSIQKFGFAFLWTKEWDAPNDIYGALVPIYGTLVTSFIALLIAVPVSFGIALFLTELAPGWLRRPLGIAIELLAAIPSIVYGMWGLFIFAPLFATYFQEPVGNVLSAVPFVGALFSGPAFGIGILAAGVILAIMIIPYIAAVMRDVFEQTPVMMKESAYGIGCTTWEVIWRIVLPFTKNGVIGGIMLGLGRALGETMAVTFIIGNTYQLDSASLYMPGNSITSALANEFAEAESGLHVAALMELGLILFVITFIVLAISKLMIMRLAKNEGAR, encoded by the coding sequence ATGGCTGCAACCAAGCCTGCATTTAACCCTCCGGGTAAAAAAGGTGACATGATTTTCAGCGCGCTGGTGAAACTGGCTGCGCTGATTGTGCTATTGCTGCTGGGCGGCATTATCGTGTCCCTGATTTTCTCCTCCTGGCCGAGCATTCAAAAATTTGGTTTCGCCTTCCTGTGGACCAAAGAGTGGGATGCGCCGAACGATATTTACGGTGCGCTGGTGCCGATTTACGGCACGCTGGTGACCTCTTTTATCGCCCTGCTAATTGCGGTTCCGGTGAGCTTCGGTATTGCCTTGTTCCTGACGGAACTGGCGCCAGGCTGGCTGCGGCGTCCGCTGGGTATCGCCATTGAACTGCTGGCGGCCATCCCAAGTATCGTTTACGGCATGTGGGGCCTGTTTATTTTTGCTCCGCTGTTTGCAACGTACTTCCAGGAGCCGGTCGGTAACGTGCTTTCTGCCGTTCCGTTTGTGGGGGCGCTGTTCTCCGGCCCGGCATTCGGTATCGGCATTCTGGCGGCGGGTGTGATCCTCGCCATCATGATTATTCCGTACATTGCGGCGGTCATGCGCGATGTCTTCGAACAAACCCCGGTGATGATGAAAGAGTCCGCCTACGGCATCGGCTGCACCACCTGGGAAGTTATCTGGCGCATCGTCCTTCCGTTCACCAAAAATGGGGTGATTGGCGGCATTATGCTGGGCTTAGGTCGCGCGCTCGGTGAAACCATGGCGGTCACCTTTATCATCGGCAACACCTACCAACTCGACAGCGCTTCGCTCTATATGCCGGGGAACAGTATTACTTCTGCGCTGGCGAACGAATTTGCCGAAGCGGAATCCGGGCTGCACGTCGCGGCGCTGATGGAACTGGGCCTGATCCTGTTTGTTATCACCTTTATTGTGCTGGCTATCTCCAAGCTGATGATTATGCGTCTGGCTAAAAACGAGGGGGCACGCTAA